In Agrococcus jenensis, the genomic window CGACGCAGCGCTGACCTCGTCGAGCTCGGCGCCCCAGCGCCCGAGCGCGTCGATCGCCTCCCGGAGCGCGAGCCCGCGCTCGGTGAGCGCGTAGGCCCGGGTGTTGTGCGTGAGCGGCAGCCGGGCCAGCACGCTGGCCTCCTCGAGCTCGCGCAGCCGGGTCGCGAGCATGTTCGTCGGCACGCCGAGGTCGCGCTGGAGGTCGCCGTAGCGCTGCGGCCCGTCGAGCAGCCGCTCGACGATCCGCAGCGCCCAGCGCGCGCCGACGACGTCGAGGGCGGCCGCGAGGTCGCTCACGCGTCGGCGGCTGCGTCCGGCTTCATCCAGAACGGCGAGTAGTGGTAGCCGTCGGGGTCGTCGAACTGGCGCTGGTACATGAAGGGGTAGTCGTCGGTGTCGCCGATCCGGCCGCCCGCGGCGCCGGCGCGCTCGACGAGCTCGTCGACCGCCTCGCGGCTCCCCAGGTCGAACGAGACCGTGACCTTCGACGGGGTGTCGGGACCGCCGATGACCGACTCGACGCCGCCGACGCTCGCGTACATCTCGCGGCTGCCGAGCATGACGTACTGCTCGGGCGCGATCTGGAAGCACGAGACGTTGTGGTCGGACATCTCGGCGTTGAGGGTCCAGCCGATGGCCGTGTAGAAGGCGGTCGCGCGCTCGACGCTCTGGACCGGGCAGGTGATGAAGAGGCTCATGCCGCTGATGCTTGCAAAATGCAAGTGGGCTGTCAAGACCCCGTCGCGCGCGGCTAGGGCGCGGGCACGACCGGCGCGAAGCCGGTCGCGCGCCGCACGATCTCGGCGAGCACCGCCGGCTCGGTCGTGTGCTCGCCCAGCACGTTGGGCTTGCCGGACCCGTGGTAGTCGCTCGAGCCGGTGACGAGCAGCCCGAGGCGCTCGGCGTCGACCAGCAGCTCCCGCTGCGAGCGCGCGT contains:
- a CDS encoding winged helix-turn-helix transcriptional regulator; amino-acid sequence: MSDLAAALDVVGARWALRIVERLLDGPQRYGDLQRDLGVPTNMLATRLRELEEASVLARLPLTHNTRAYALTERGLALREAIDALGRWGAELDEVSAASAPD
- a CDS encoding VOC family protein — encoded protein: MSLFITCPVQSVERATAFYTAIGWTLNAEMSDHNVSCFQIAPEQYVMLGSREMYASVGGVESVIGGPDTPSKVTVSFDLGSREAVDELVERAGAAGGRIGDTDDYPFMYQRQFDDPDGYHYSPFWMKPDAAADA